The sequence ccaagaaaaaaaattccttaagatattatttaaatgtattGAAGAAAGAACGAAAGATGTGTATATACGATACTAACAGATGTTATCACAAGTGAAACCCATATCATTAATCAAGTGAAAAAATGATATGAAACGTACGAAAAGCGTCcagttattaaaatatttggtaGGAAAACGTAATGTGGTTGTATTAACCAAGTTCCTTAAGACACAAGACTTAGGGATCTGGAATTGTATTTACACAAGAAACCCATATCATTAATCACTGTTCTTAGttgaaatgtttttaatatagtaAATGAATGATATATTAATAGATAGTGCCATAATAATCTAATTTATTGTGCATATGACATGGCTAATATGCTGCCCAGATTCGGGGAACATTCACATGCTTCATGAGCTGTGTTTCTTTCCTctctgtgagatttattcagaCTCCATCAATATGCATTTCTAATTTCTTAATTCTCAAAcaagaatataaaatatcattatgtTGATTGTTAAGTGATCATAAGTGATGCAAATGGTAAACTGAAAACCATTTATCAACATCTATTAGCATTAAAGATTTAAATGTGTTATCTTGCATGCATTCACAAAGTTGTTGATTTATGatcatttttttgtatttgaatgGGAACGTTATCTACTTGAGTTTGAACTAATCTGAGTATATCGAATTGAACTAACAACTCTAGACGAGAGATCGTTAATCTTTGGTAACCTTTTTTGATCGAAAATCTTTGGTAACCAAAACTCTATAagaaactatatatatgaaagTATATGTATTATACAGTGtacaagaaatatatattacctATGCACTAAAAATCCCAAATAATCACAACCCCTAATTAACCAATCAACTAAATAAGATCAATGAAGCAAACATAATTAGGATAAATCCCCTAGTAAATcctatatgtatatgtaataaCTACCAACAAATATACTCTTTCAccacaattaaataataaaataaccaTAATTATCCCAAAGCTAGGTAAAATTATTCAGTAGTCCCATAAGATCCCCCTCAAGTCACATAGATCTTCATAAGACTTGCTACCGTTCACCATTCCCATCATACTCATCTCTTGCTTCATTACCGGACCAGAAGATACCTCCGTGGTCGTGGTCGCGGTCGCGTTCACATCTGAGCTTAGGCATGTTTCTTGAGATACACTAACAAGAGactgctccatcttgatcatctCCCTGTTGTTGTAGTATGTAGAGCCAGAACCAGAAGCAGAACCAAAACTCTGGTGGTTAAAGATTGGTTGGTAGCTAGAATTGAACTGATGTAGTTGGATTGGTGACGGGGTGTCGTAGGTGGGAGGGTTGATAGGTTTGAAGTTGGGTTGACCCGTGAAACTCGGATCTATGAGAGGAGGTAGAGATGAGAAGTCTAGGAAATGATCAATGTTCTCTAGAGAATCCGTTCTTGTGAGATCTCCAGTGGGTATTCTCGTCATTTGTTGAGTTGTAGTGGAAGGATTGTTCTTGTGAAAAACCCTACACACGACCCACTCGTCCTGTGTAATCAAGATCACAAACCAACAAAGAGATTAGGTTTGGTTATGAGTTTGGATTCAattaatcttttattttctgaCGCTTGGAACTCAATCTTGGATTGGATATATGAGACTCAATCAAACTTATTGAAAATGACAAAATTTCAACCAAATTTAACATACTTTTGGTTTaagaaaactaaaactaaaaatgagAATATATGGATTAGATTTATATAAACTTACCCTTGCGGTTTTGGGGAGATTGTGATAAGAATATATGCCTTCAAGACGATATTCATGCATGACCCAATTCGTCTTTTCACCTCGTGGAGCTCGTCCTCTATAAAACACAAGTGTTTTCTTCATCCCAACGAGACAACCTTTGCCTTTGAAGATCTCCTTATCCTTCCCGGTCGCTTTCCAATAACCGGACTCGGTTGCCCGGTTCGTCCTCATACCGGTCGGGTACTTCCTGTCCCTTTGACAGAAGAAGTAAAATTCTTTCTCCCCCATCTTTGCCATCTCTATAtacaccaata comes from Raphanus sativus cultivar WK10039 unplaced genomic scaffold, ASM80110v3 Scaffold1169, whole genome shotgun sequence and encodes:
- the LOC108844713 gene encoding NAC domain-containing protein 87 produces the protein MAVAVEEGVVLNHGGEELVDLPPGFRFHPTDEEIISSYLKEKVLDSRFTAVAMGEADLNKCEPWDLPKMAKMGEKEFYFFCQRDRKYPTGMRTNRATESGYWKATGKDKEIFKGKGCLVGMKKTLVFYRGRAPRGEKTNWVMHEYRLEGIYSYHNLPKTARDEWVVCRVFHKNNPSTTTQQMTRIPTGDLTRTDSLENIDHFLDFSSLPPLIDPSFTGQPNFKPINPPTYDTPSPIQLHQFNSSYQPIFNHQSFGSASGSGSTYYNNREMIKMEQSLVSVSQETCLSSDVNATATTTTEVSSGPVMKQEMSMMGMVNGSKSYEDLCDLRGILWDY